In Hippoglossus hippoglossus isolate fHipHip1 chromosome 24, fHipHip1.pri, whole genome shotgun sequence, a single genomic region encodes these proteins:
- the si:dkey-174m14.3 gene encoding brain-enriched guanylate kinase-associated protein isoform X1, producing the protein MRGKEHRQTMKKIYIGKTALKVPRNGGKHPKKSSLLEQKEDLRKRLSYTTHKLELLQSEFDSTRQYLETELRRAQEELDKFTDKLRRIQSSYSALQRINQDLEEKIHRNSQHHDDEKRALSREIIVLNNHLMETKLTIEKLQEDNELYRKDCNLAAQLLQCNKSLYRAQLSELPADFQERLTMHMEDSPLCHTYPDTVPASLIAKVLEKPDEACCSSQASRSPSPQTQEQAFILESLGPGGRLGLRAAYKSDLYASDTALYCPDDRHRERRPSMDLHGQRKLLYGPQNSTDSNPEEGSVGLRASFSQEHFAKFQATLRAGSSSYSSFSGGGSEDKGNGPPSSVASSPRHHSLYMEWRDAGDYERKSDSSWERDSPRGFANAHPFQQTELSHHQNGSSPVYSRTMSSCFSEPYEPLPPSSSPSVAYGDSRRGSTLAPEEDELIGRWRQLSVEDLSAHTHRSPGRASPYSFSEQHFSVRPAKIRLGPLYSSFQEGADFYHQGAGAMDPAWVAASASPECSQGLRQAHSQAHLYRSEDSQESEHSLYHSGSSKDREGNVAAGGQGTDYVDPSPNSSTESLHQRSMEMAAELQHYQVEMHSLPAQPSQSPPPVPAPPPPYNQTFGSLGLSRKDSLTKAQLYGTLLN; encoded by the exons ATGAGAGGGAAGGAACACAGACAAACCATGAAAAAGATATACATTGGCAAAACCGCCTTAAAAGTCCCCCGAAATGGCGGCAAACATCCGAAAAAGAG ttcGTTGCTGGAGCAGAAGGAGGACTTACGGAAGAGGCTGTcctacacaacacacaagctggagctgctgcagagcgaGTTCGACTCCACGCGGCAGTACCTGGAGACAGAGCTGCGCCGAGcacaggaggagctggacaAGTTCACCGATAAGCTGCGCAG AATACAAAGCAGCTACTCAGCACTGCAGCGCATCAACCAAGATCTGGAGGAAAAGATCCATAGAAAT TCCCAGCACCATGACGACGAGAAGCGAGCTTTGAGCAGAGAGATCATCGTTCTCAACAACCACCTGATGGAGACCAAGCTCACCATCGAGAAGCTGCAAGAGGACAAT GAGCTGTACAGAAAAGACTGTAACCTGGCTGCTCAGCTCCTCCAGTGCAACAAGTCTCTCTACAGGGCCCAGCTCTCTGAG CTGCCTGCGGATTTTCAGGAGCGACTGACCATGCACATGGAGGATTCTCCGCTCTGTCACACCTATCCGGACACTGTCCCGGCCTCCCTCATTGCCAAAGTACTCGAGAAGCCAGACGAGGCCTGTTGCAGCAGCCAGGCCTCCCGTTCTCCAAGCCCCCAAACCCAGgaacaagcttttattttggagagcTTGGGCCCAGGAGGGCGTCTGGGGCTCCGCGCCGCCTACAAATCTGACCTGTACGCCAGCGACACGGCCCTGTACTGCCCTGATGACCGGCACCGTGAGCGGAGGCCCAGCATGGATCTCCACGGTCAGAGGAAGCTTCTGTATGGGCCCCAAAACTCCACCGACAGCAATCCAGAGGAGGGATCTGTCGGGTTGAGGGCCAGTTTCTCCCAGGAGCACTTCGCAAAGTTCCAAGCCACACTGCGTGCAGGGTCGAGCTCCTACTCCAGCTTCAGTGGAGGGGGATCTGAGGACAAAGGCAACGGCCCTCCCAGCAGTGTAGCTTCCTCCCCTCGCCACCATTCCCTCTACATGGAGTGGAGAGATGCAGGGGACTATGAGAGAAAGAGTGACTCATCCTGGGAGAGAGACAGTCCAAGAGGCTTCGCCAACGCTCATCCCTTCCAGCAGACAGAGCTGAGCCACCATCAGAACGGCAGCTCGCCCGTCTACAGCCGCACCATGTCCTCCTGTTTCAGTGAGCCCTATGAGCCGCTCCCTCCCTCGTCATCCCCAAGTGTAGCCTACGGAGACAGTCGTCGAGGCAGTACCTTAGCCCCCGAGGAGGATGAGCTGATTGGTCGATGGAGACAACTTAGCGTGGAGGACTTAAGTGCCCACACCCACCGCAGCCCGGGCCGGGCTTCACCTTACAGCTTCTCAGAGCAGCACTTCTCTGTACGGCCCGCTAAGATTCGACTTGGGCCGCTCTACAGCAGCTTCCAGGAAGGGGCTGACTTTTATCATCAAGGAGCGGGCGCCATGGACCCTGCGTGGGTGGCCGCCAGCGCCAGCCCCGAATGCAGCCAAGGGTTGCGGCAGGCACACAGCCAAGCCCACCTGTACCGAAGCGAGGACAGCCAGGAGTCAGAGCACAGCCTCTACCACTCAGGGAGCTCCAAAGACAGGGAGGGCAACGTGGCAGCTGGTGGCCAGGGCACGGATTACGTTGACCCCAGCCCCAACAGCTCCACCGAGTCTCTCCACCAGAGGTCCATGGAGATGGCCGCAGAGCTGCAGCACTACCAAGTGGAGATGCACAGCCTGCCAGCCCAGCCGAGCCAGTCGCCACCACCGGTTccagcccctcctcctccgtaCAACCAAACATTTGGCTCGCTGGGACTTTCCAGGAAGGACAGTCTGACCAAGGCCCAGCTCTATGGAACTCTTCTGAACTGA
- the rdh14b gene encoding retinol dehydrogenase 14b encodes MSTAVLIAAVVGGGVLVLMRRLFPVKKAGKLLRYAAGTMRGKTVIVTGANSGIGRALTAELLKLQARVIMACRDRGSAEEAARDIRRTAGAEQGEVVVKHLDLASLGSVRRFCEEISQEESKIDVLVNNAGLYQCPHMMTEDGFEMQLGVNHLGHFLLSHLLLDLLKTSAPSRIVVVSSKLYKYGHINFDDLNSESDYNKASCYSQSKLANLLFTLELARRLEGTGVTVNALTPGIVRTRLGRHVQIPLLAKPLFYLASLIFFKSPLEGAQTPLYLACSPEVEGVSGKCFANCEEEELMAKATDDQAAKKLWDISSRMVGLTD; translated from the exons ATGTCCACCGCGGTGCTGATCGCCGCTGTTGTCGGCGGAGGGGTCCTCGTCCTCATGCGCCGCTTGTTTCCCGTGAAAAAAGCCGGCAAGCTGCTCCGGTATGCGGCCGGCACGATGCGGGGGAAGACGGTCATCGTGACCGGGGCAAACAGCGGGATCGGGAGGGCCCTGACCGCGGAGCTGCTGAAGCTCCAGGCCCGGGTCATAATGGCCTGTCGGGACCGGGGGAGCGCGGAGGAGGCGGCCCGGGACATCCGGAGGACGGCTGGAGCGGAGCAGGGGGAGGTGGTCGTCAAACACCTGGACCTTGCTTCTCTTGGGTCAGTCCGGAGGTTTTGTGAGGAGATTTCTCAG GAGGAGTCCAAGATTGACGTGCTCGTCAACAACGCAGGACTCTACCAGTGTCCCCACATGATGACAGAGGATGGTTTCGAGATGCAGCTCGGTGTGAATCACCTGGGTCACTTCCTGCTCAGCCACCTCCTGCTGGACCTCCTGAAGACGTCAGCTCCCAGCCGCATCGTGGTGGTTTCCTCGAAGCTCTACAAGTACGGCCACATCAACTTCGACGACCTGAACAGCGAGAGCGACTACAACAAGGCCTCCTGCTACAGCCAGAGCAAGTTGGCCAACCTGCTGTTTACACTGGAACTGGCTCGTCGGCTGGAGGGCACGGGGGTCACGGTCAACGCTCTCACCCCGGGCATCGTGAGGACCAGGCTCGGCCGGCACGTTCAAATCCCTCTCCTGGCAAAGCCCCTCTTCTACCTCGCTTCGCTGATCTTTTTCAAGAGTCCACTGGAGGGGGCCCAGACTCCCCTCTATCTGGCCTGCTCCCCAGAGGTGGAGGGAGTGTCGGGGAAGTGTTTCGCTAActgcgaggaggaggagctgatggCCAAAGCTACAGATGACCAGGCAGCTAAGAAACTGTGGGACATAAGCAGCAGGATGGTTGGACTCACTGACTAA
- the LOC117758233 gene encoding interleukin-31 receptor subunit alpha-like codes for MQTFQVTFILALILFVVKGLHGNSCDVYPKDPFIEVGSDTEVFCQRSCVQGEVYWTQDNKIINESLSNTINNSTHSVLSLTNFTQHSAALECHSANIQQILGGTIIKTYTKPSKISCMLHYDEQEYELYPQLFTCNWEHQNNSSREINYTLFVSSSSVTRSGLCNSHVTTCTAKDFVEKIILSETLAVTVRAKTDAWEADSDTYEFEFSNILKIIPPKIDVSVESNNLKIEWKRSKAMGKINCQDKYTETVGNKTPNVNKSTLESGKDGKVSRKVDSCRNYKVSVRCALDRAPWSDWSPEKTVLTKFNKSDVKLHLWRTVTKLDTNGIRKVHAMWKPIPATCEGTFSYKIQQIPYKQHTTGLNYTETSCSNSTCDVDVNEEEHRVDLTVFHNESPLAKDSVYVPAAAGSRPQVTEIQTSATEGVVLVSWTAPVQPVRGYMIDWTHDGNQYYWNETKYTNTSLFDLLDKKQYNITVTPLFDDKTGRGSQAVQICSRIGDPDNISVASVRANHRSASVSWITQSQEECSGAVINYRVFYRTPEGPMLNVNSTKRDVLLKDLNPDTQYIIYIEATASTGTSKSNESSFKTKRFDPRMITVLSVCGSIVIIIVLSLGLCCTIQWKKFREKPVPDPGLSSLAEWLLPDHQKGMCLFQAFSNPSESFCDRVFTEEMQKTPACPSASGYYPESDEAEEYNVHTPCLTSKLQNEKPDEHVETHPCSSAEFTDLLSPGNKPLSPYRSQRSVETPDLRTSKQSKRVPVKQPENKAPMTVYVSLNMLKEGPVIETESISNIQEYIRPE; via the exons ATGCAAACCTTCCAAGTGACCTTTATCCTGGCTTTAATCCTCTTCGTTGTTAAAG GCCTGCACGGGAACAGCTGTGATGTTTACCCTAAAGATCCGTTCATTGAGGTGGGATCTGACACCGAGGTATTTTGCCAGAGGTCATGCGTCCAAGGCGAAGTCTACTGGACTCAGGACAACAAGATCATCAACGAGAGTCTGTCAAACACCATCAACAACTCCACACACTCCGTCCTGTCACTGACCAACTTCACACAACACAGTGCTGCGCTGGAGTGCCACAGTGCAAATATACAGCAAATCCTGGGCGGCACCATCATCAAAACCTACA CAAAACCCAGCAAAATATCATGCATGTTGCATTATGATGAACAAGAATACGAACTTTATCCACAACTGTTTACGTGCAACTGGGAGCATCAGAATAATTCTTCACGTGAAATAAACTACACTCTATT TGTCTCCTCGTCATCGGTTACACGGAGTGGTTTGTGCAACTCGCATGTAACCACATGCACCGCCAAAGATTTTGTTGAGAAAATAATACTGTCCGAGACCTTAGCTGTTACTGTGAGAGCTAAAACCGATGCTTGGGAAGCGGACTCCGACACTTATGAATTTGAATTCTCTAACATAT TGAAAATTATCCCTCCGAAGATAGATGTATCTGTCGAGTCTAATAATCTGAAGATTGAGTGGAAGCGGTCAAAGGCAATGGGAAAAATAAACTGTCAAGACAAATACACCGAG ACTGTCGGTAACAAAACTCCAAAC GTGAACAAAAGTACTTTAGAGTCTGGAAAGGATGGGAAGGTGTCTAGAAAGGTAGACTCCTGCAGAAACTACAAGGTTTCAGTCCGCTGTGCTTTGGACAGAGCCCCCTGGAGCGACTGGAGCCCGGAGAAGACGGTTCTGACCAAATTCAATA AGAGTGATGTCAAGCTGCACCTGTGGAGGACAGTAACCAAACTGGATACAAATGGAATCAGAAAGGTTCATGCCATGTGGAAG CCGATTCCTGCAACATGTGAGGGCACATTTTCCTACAAAATCCAACAGATTCCCTACAAGCAACACACAACTGGGCTCAATTACACGGAGACTTCATGCAGCAATTCAACTTGTGATGTTGATGTGAATGAAGAGGAACACAGAGTGGATCTCACAGTGTTCCATAATGAATCTCCGCTCGCAAAGGACTCTGTTTACGTTCCAGCCGCTGCAGGGA GCCGCCCTCAGGTGACTGAAATCCAGACTTCAGCCACAGAAGGCGTTGTCCTGGTCAGCTGGACGGCTCCTGTGCAGCCCGTCAGAGGTTACATGATCGACTGGACCCACGATGGAAATCAATATTACTGGAATGAGACCAAATACACTAACACGTCGCTGTTTG ACCTCCTGGATAAGAAGCAATACAACATCACAGTTACTCCCCTCTTTGATGACAAGACGGGTCGTGGCTCACAAGCCGTTCAGATCTGCTCTAGAATAGGAG ATCCAGATAACATCTCTGTCGCCAGTGTTCGAGCTAACCACAGAAGTGCCAGTGTGAGCTGGATCACACAGTCGCAGGAGGAATGCAGTGGTGCTGTAATCAACTACAGGGTCTTCTACAGAACTCCGGAAGGGCCGATGCTCA ATGTTAATAGCACAAAGCGGGACGTACTTCTAAAAGATCTGAATCCAGACACCCAATATATAATCTACATCGAGGCCACAGCTTCCACTGGAACTTCTAAAAGCAATGAGAGTTCCTTTAAAACCAAAAGATTTG ATCCGAGGATGATAACAGTGCTCAGTGTCTGTGGAAGCATCGTGATAATTATTGTGTTATCTCTTGGATTATGCTGCACTATTCA ATGGAAGAAATTCAGGGAGAAGCCGGTGCCAGATCCAGGCCTCAGCTCTCTGGCGGAGTGGCTGTTACCAGATCATCAAAAG GGAATGTGCCTCTTCCAGGCTTTCAGTAATCCGTCTGAAAGCTTCTGTGATAGAGTTTTCACAGAGGAAATGCAGAAAACACCCGCCTGTCCATCAGCTAGCGGCTATTACCCAGAAAGTGACGAGGCTGAGGAATACAACGTTCACACCCCGTGTCTTACATCGAAACTACAGAATGAAAAACCAGATGAACATGTTGAGACACACCCGTGCTCGTCTGCAGAATTCACAGACTTACTGTCTCCAGGGAACAAGCCTCTCAGCCCATACCGAAGTCAGCGTTCCGTGGAAACACCTGATCTGAGGACGAGTAAACAAAGTAAGCGTGTTCCAGTAAAACAGCCAGAAAACAAAGCACCGATGACTGTTTATGTCAGTTTGAACATGTTGAAAGAAGGGCCGGTGATAGAAACAGAATCAATTTCCAATATCCAGGAATACATCAGACCTGAATAA
- the si:dkey-174m14.3 gene encoding brain-enriched guanylate kinase-associated protein isoform X2, with protein MKLCVRGSSLLEQKEDLRKRLSYTTHKLELLQSEFDSTRQYLETELRRAQEELDKFTDKLRRIQSSYSALQRINQDLEEKIHRNSQHHDDEKRALSREIIVLNNHLMETKLTIEKLQEDNELYRKDCNLAAQLLQCNKSLYRAQLSELPADFQERLTMHMEDSPLCHTYPDTVPASLIAKVLEKPDEACCSSQASRSPSPQTQEQAFILESLGPGGRLGLRAAYKSDLYASDTALYCPDDRHRERRPSMDLHGQRKLLYGPQNSTDSNPEEGSVGLRASFSQEHFAKFQATLRAGSSSYSSFSGGGSEDKGNGPPSSVASSPRHHSLYMEWRDAGDYERKSDSSWERDSPRGFANAHPFQQTELSHHQNGSSPVYSRTMSSCFSEPYEPLPPSSSPSVAYGDSRRGSTLAPEEDELIGRWRQLSVEDLSAHTHRSPGRASPYSFSEQHFSVRPAKIRLGPLYSSFQEGADFYHQGAGAMDPAWVAASASPECSQGLRQAHSQAHLYRSEDSQESEHSLYHSGSSKDREGNVAAGGQGTDYVDPSPNSSTESLHQRSMEMAAELQHYQVEMHSLPAQPSQSPPPVPAPPPPYNQTFGSLGLSRKDSLTKAQLYGTLLN; from the exons ttcGTTGCTGGAGCAGAAGGAGGACTTACGGAAGAGGCTGTcctacacaacacacaagctggagctgctgcagagcgaGTTCGACTCCACGCGGCAGTACCTGGAGACAGAGCTGCGCCGAGcacaggaggagctggacaAGTTCACCGATAAGCTGCGCAG AATACAAAGCAGCTACTCAGCACTGCAGCGCATCAACCAAGATCTGGAGGAAAAGATCCATAGAAAT TCCCAGCACCATGACGACGAGAAGCGAGCTTTGAGCAGAGAGATCATCGTTCTCAACAACCACCTGATGGAGACCAAGCTCACCATCGAGAAGCTGCAAGAGGACAAT GAGCTGTACAGAAAAGACTGTAACCTGGCTGCTCAGCTCCTCCAGTGCAACAAGTCTCTCTACAGGGCCCAGCTCTCTGAG CTGCCTGCGGATTTTCAGGAGCGACTGACCATGCACATGGAGGATTCTCCGCTCTGTCACACCTATCCGGACACTGTCCCGGCCTCCCTCATTGCCAAAGTACTCGAGAAGCCAGACGAGGCCTGTTGCAGCAGCCAGGCCTCCCGTTCTCCAAGCCCCCAAACCCAGgaacaagcttttattttggagagcTTGGGCCCAGGAGGGCGTCTGGGGCTCCGCGCCGCCTACAAATCTGACCTGTACGCCAGCGACACGGCCCTGTACTGCCCTGATGACCGGCACCGTGAGCGGAGGCCCAGCATGGATCTCCACGGTCAGAGGAAGCTTCTGTATGGGCCCCAAAACTCCACCGACAGCAATCCAGAGGAGGGATCTGTCGGGTTGAGGGCCAGTTTCTCCCAGGAGCACTTCGCAAAGTTCCAAGCCACACTGCGTGCAGGGTCGAGCTCCTACTCCAGCTTCAGTGGAGGGGGATCTGAGGACAAAGGCAACGGCCCTCCCAGCAGTGTAGCTTCCTCCCCTCGCCACCATTCCCTCTACATGGAGTGGAGAGATGCAGGGGACTATGAGAGAAAGAGTGACTCATCCTGGGAGAGAGACAGTCCAAGAGGCTTCGCCAACGCTCATCCCTTCCAGCAGACAGAGCTGAGCCACCATCAGAACGGCAGCTCGCCCGTCTACAGCCGCACCATGTCCTCCTGTTTCAGTGAGCCCTATGAGCCGCTCCCTCCCTCGTCATCCCCAAGTGTAGCCTACGGAGACAGTCGTCGAGGCAGTACCTTAGCCCCCGAGGAGGATGAGCTGATTGGTCGATGGAGACAACTTAGCGTGGAGGACTTAAGTGCCCACACCCACCGCAGCCCGGGCCGGGCTTCACCTTACAGCTTCTCAGAGCAGCACTTCTCTGTACGGCCCGCTAAGATTCGACTTGGGCCGCTCTACAGCAGCTTCCAGGAAGGGGCTGACTTTTATCATCAAGGAGCGGGCGCCATGGACCCTGCGTGGGTGGCCGCCAGCGCCAGCCCCGAATGCAGCCAAGGGTTGCGGCAGGCACACAGCCAAGCCCACCTGTACCGAAGCGAGGACAGCCAGGAGTCAGAGCACAGCCTCTACCACTCAGGGAGCTCCAAAGACAGGGAGGGCAACGTGGCAGCTGGTGGCCAGGGCACGGATTACGTTGACCCCAGCCCCAACAGCTCCACCGAGTCTCTCCACCAGAGGTCCATGGAGATGGCCGCAGAGCTGCAGCACTACCAAGTGGAGATGCACAGCCTGCCAGCCCAGCCGAGCCAGTCGCCACCACCGGTTccagcccctcctcctccgtaCAACCAAACATTTGGCTCGCTGGGACTTTCCAGGAAGGACAGTCTGACCAAGGCCCAGCTCTATGGAACTCTTCTGAACTGA